Proteins from one Deinococcus apachensis DSM 19763 genomic window:
- a CDS encoding trypsin-like serine protease, whose product MQRNRRPAWVVGSISALALSACGSVQQQVPQALLQPQITFGQRDGGEHPYVGTLLFVQNGEGYFSCTGTLLTPTVMLTAGHCVEGTGGKANDETWVRFDEDAISDYFAPTSAWLAAKWIKAKTVIPHPLYDDYSAFPDTYDVGLVILSQPVNVGTYGKLPPLGYFDTTPQAQLKAQLFEPVGYGLLGKAPPTSNKPIPDDYARYKGLQRFIEVNSTNTGTQSVKLTNNPGAGNGGGGTCNGDSGGPTLFNNTSVIAAVNSFSVTPNCKGNDFMFRMDTRLAQDFVKPYLR is encoded by the coding sequence ATGCAAAGGAACAGACGACCGGCATGGGTGGTAGGTTCAATCTCAGCTCTGGCACTCTCCGCCTGCGGATCAGTTCAACAGCAGGTCCCACAAGCACTCCTCCAGCCGCAGATCACCTTCGGTCAGCGGGACGGGGGCGAGCACCCCTACGTCGGCACCCTCCTGTTCGTGCAGAACGGGGAAGGTTATTTCAGCTGCACCGGCACCCTCCTCACGCCCACGGTGATGCTCACCGCCGGACACTGCGTGGAAGGCACGGGCGGTAAGGCGAACGACGAGACGTGGGTCCGCTTCGACGAGGACGCCATCTCGGATTACTTCGCGCCCACCTCTGCCTGGCTGGCCGCCAAATGGATCAAGGCGAAAACCGTCATCCCACACCCACTGTATGACGATTACTCCGCGTTCCCGGATACGTATGACGTGGGGCTGGTGATCCTTAGCCAGCCGGTCAACGTGGGCACCTATGGCAAGCTTCCCCCGTTGGGGTACTTCGACACAACTCCACAGGCTCAGTTGAAAGCCCAATTGTTCGAGCCCGTAGGGTACGGCTTGTTGGGCAAAGCGCCGCCGACCAGCAACAAGCCCATCCCGGACGACTACGCCCGGTATAAGGGCCTGCAGCGCTTCATCGAGGTGAACAGCACCAACACGGGCACCCAGAGCGTGAAGCTCACCAACAATCCCGGCGCGGGCAACGGTGGGGGCGGCACCTGCAACGGCGACTCTGGTGGCCCCACCCTGTTCAACAACACCAGCGTGATCGCTGCCGTCAATTCCTTCAGCGTGACGCCCAACTGCAAGGGCAACGACTTCATGTTCCGGATGGACACCCGGCTCGCCCAGGACTTCGTCAAGCCGTACCTGCGTTGA
- a CDS encoding prepilin-type N-terminal cleavage/methylation domain-containing protein — translation MSPPRAQAGFTLLELLVVLGVLGILLSIAALMLMPWIQSQRIRSDLSGLAADFNLYRTKTMSEGVPYRLTLASDKYTVEAQNGTTWKTIRTTNFTRARLTLTNVATAYTFDTRGFANATLSGGNATTNTTFLGGDSKTKLTVRVTALGFARLS, via the coding sequence GTGTCGCCTCCACGTGCCCAAGCGGGCTTTACCCTCCTCGAATTGCTGGTGGTGCTCGGCGTGCTGGGCATCCTGCTCAGCATCGCTGCACTCATGCTGATGCCCTGGATTCAGAGCCAGCGGATCCGCTCCGATCTCTCCGGGCTGGCCGCCGACTTCAACCTGTACCGCACCAAGACCATGAGCGAAGGCGTGCCCTACCGTCTCACCCTGGCTTCGGACAAGTACACGGTCGAAGCACAAAACGGCACAACCTGGAAGACCATCCGGACGACCAACTTCACCCGCGCCCGGCTGACCCTGACCAACGTCGCCACCGCCTACACCTTCGACACCCGGGGCTTCGCCAATGCCACGCTGAGCGGGGGCAACGCCACCACGAACACCACGTTTCTGGGTGGGGACAGCAAGACGAAGCTCACCGTGCGCGTGACGGCCCTGGGCTTCGCGAGGCTCTCGTGA
- a CDS encoding PilW family protein, producing the protein MSTSTPASPSRQSGFTLIELLVAAALALIVIGAASALLTTTARVQSVEQERIPLQESVRSSLEVIAQDLRQATGSRVLYSEASVPTDLKSVLSTNQVLSITTANTNGYFTIPKPGGYPSSNSFSRNAVTPVNSPNSAGRSCSDVFTGDDWALVMVGTQTRWVQTHETNPCTGNDSGGGNGNIKLQHHGYTLDDMSWSPDAALIKISVIRYYVGTAQLGTQNVSTLYRQIDGQDPQVVAYYISGLKLEYSPDGLTFSNAPTNSPSVVRVTLTGQESRTRTSGGTPTFSLTNSVFMRKATLNAAP; encoded by the coding sequence GTGTCAACGTCTACACCCGCTTCACCCAGTAGGCAGAGCGGTTTCACGCTCATCGAGCTGCTGGTGGCGGCGGCGCTTGCCCTGATCGTAATCGGCGCGGCCAGCGCGCTGCTCACCACCACCGCCCGGGTGCAGAGCGTGGAGCAGGAGCGAATTCCCCTCCAGGAGAGCGTGCGGTCCAGCCTGGAGGTCATCGCCCAGGACCTGCGTCAGGCTACCGGTTCCCGAGTACTGTACAGCGAGGCCAGCGTGCCCACGGACCTGAAGAGTGTGCTCAGCACCAACCAGGTGCTGAGCATCACCACCGCCAACACGAACGGCTACTTCACCATCCCCAAGCCGGGCGGCTACCCCAGCAGCAATTCCTTCTCGCGGAATGCGGTGACCCCCGTGAACTCGCCCAACAGCGCGGGGCGCTCCTGTTCCGATGTGTTCACCGGCGATGACTGGGCCCTGGTCATGGTGGGGACCCAGACCCGCTGGGTGCAGACGCACGAAACCAATCCCTGCACCGGGAACGACTCGGGTGGCGGGAACGGCAACATCAAGTTGCAGCACCACGGCTACACCCTGGACGACATGTCGTGGTCGCCGGACGCGGCGCTGATCAAGATCAGCGTGATCCGGTACTACGTCGGCACCGCGCAGCTCGGCACGCAGAACGTATCAACGCTGTACCGGCAGATTGACGGGCAGGACCCCCAGGTGGTCGCCTACTACATCAGCGGGCTCAAGCTGGAGTATTCCCCTGACGGCCTGACCTTTTCCAATGCACCCACCAACTCCCCAAGCGTCGTGCGGGTGACCTTGACGGGTCAGGAATCCCGCACCCGCACCTCGGGCGGGACGCCCACCTTCTCCCTCACCAACAGCGTGTTCATGCGCAAGGCGACCCTGAATGCGGCGCCCTGA
- a CDS encoding HNH endonuclease signature motif containing protein: MRLPAHEIPALTELDKTRFQEKVKKTQTCWIWTGAHDSHKPTPYGVCRIRQKLYKAHRIALVLAGRNIPTDMVVDHVCRNTLCVNPDHLDVVTAGVNTLRGIGTGARNARKTHCKHGHPFTEKNTYFNGKQRICLECRRARGREKEMRRRLKAKLG; the protein is encoded by the coding sequence ATGAGACTACCTGCACATGAAATCCCCGCCCTGACCGAGTTGGACAAGACCCGGTTTCAAGAAAAGGTCAAGAAAACGCAGACGTGCTGGATATGGACAGGGGCGCACGACTCCCATAAGCCAACGCCTTATGGAGTGTGCAGAATTCGGCAAAAGCTTTATAAAGCTCACCGTATTGCCTTAGTTCTGGCTGGTAGGAACATCCCGACTGATATGGTTGTAGACCATGTTTGCAGGAATACTCTCTGCGTTAACCCCGATCATTTAGATGTGGTTACCGCTGGGGTAAACACTCTGCGAGGTATTGGGACTGGTGCTAGAAATGCCAGAAAAACGCATTGCAAACATGGACATCCGTTCACCGAAAAAAACACCTACTTCAATGGGAAGCAGCGAATCTGTCTAGAATGTCGGCGTGCTCGTGGGAGGGAAAAGGAGATGCGACGTCGGCTCAAGGCAAAGTTGGGCTGA
- a CDS encoding response regulator, whose translation MRRVLVIDDSVEDALLLELAFQEVAPAVEISHALDGQQALQLLQAPHAPDLVLLDLHLPGQQGLDLLNALRAQVGDEVRVVCWSSSASPRELEAIARRENVAYVEKPLRHESMLILVQGWLTSTPYPRRA comes from the coding sequence GTGCGACGCGTCCTGGTGATCGACGACTCGGTCGAGGACGCCCTGCTGCTCGAGCTGGCCTTTCAGGAGGTTGCGCCCGCGGTCGAGATCAGTCACGCCCTCGACGGTCAGCAAGCCCTGCAACTCCTTCAGGCGCCTCACGCCCCTGACCTGGTATTGCTGGATCTGCACCTGCCGGGTCAGCAGGGGTTGGACCTGCTGAACGCGCTGCGGGCACAGGTCGGGGATGAGGTGCGGGTGGTGTGCTGGAGCAGCTCTGCCTCGCCACGTGAGCTGGAGGCCATCGCGAGGCGGGAGAATGTGGCTTACGTGGAAAAGCCACTGAGGCATGAGAGCATGCTCATCCTGGTCCAGGGCTGGCTCACTAGCACGCCCTACCCCCGCAGGGCGTAG
- a CDS encoding response regulator transcription factor, producing MPSPRILIIEDAADIARLLTLDLEDHGFAVHHADSGMAGLMQAREQEPDLILLDLGLPDFDGSDVVSRMRADSRVPIIVLTARDTVEEKIRLLTLGADDYLVKPFHSEELIARIHTQLRRRAGGGLGGLTVGEPTLFPAQRRASYKGTELLFSPTELGILLVLARQRGRVYRREELNQALWEGWLPEGSHVIDLHMANIRAKLREVGAYQVVRTVRGIGYALRG from the coding sequence GTGCCCTCACCGCGCATCCTCATCATTGAGGACGCCGCCGATATCGCCCGTCTCCTCACGCTTGATCTGGAGGACCACGGCTTCGCTGTCCACCATGCCGATTCCGGGATGGCGGGCCTGATGCAGGCCCGCGAGCAGGAGCCCGACCTGATCCTGCTGGACCTCGGCCTGCCCGACTTCGATGGCAGCGACGTGGTCAGCCGGATGCGGGCCGACAGCCGCGTGCCGATCATCGTCCTCACCGCCCGGGACACGGTGGAGGAGAAGATCCGGCTGCTGACCCTGGGGGCGGACGACTACCTGGTCAAGCCCTTCCACAGCGAGGAGTTGATCGCCCGCATCCACACCCAGTTGCGTCGGCGTGCGGGAGGAGGTCTCGGCGGCCTGACCGTCGGGGAACCGACGCTGTTCCCGGCCCAGCGGCGAGCGTCCTACAAGGGCACCGAACTGCTGTTCAGTCCGACGGAGTTGGGGATTCTGCTGGTGCTGGCCCGGCAACGCGGCCGGGTCTACCGCCGGGAGGAGCTCAATCAGGCGCTCTGGGAGGGGTGGCTGCCGGAGGGGAGCCACGTGATCGACCTGCACATGGCGAACATCCGCGCCAAGTTGCGGGAAGTTGGGGCGTACCAGGTCGTGCGGACGGTCCGGGGCATCGGCTACGCCCTGCGGGGGTAG
- a CDS encoding DUF4900 domain-containing protein translates to MHRPTQGFALASALAVMVLVLLITFMLTSNSVSELMQTNSSQGLVRARALAEASVAQVTGTLVNEGLKSTNDVLKPYATAFSTSGKSADQDPIIPEGSYSSVLTALNGMSGTTVSIVAPDNGGSSTGQLQFTNMRVDEASFSKAGQVYYVDYTIQGVGTSSTFRRTVTTGGTMRLVLGRQYLNQYVLLADDGGSTSGGYFGTGSAFDGPVHFNKNLALAGTPVFQYGLTVASPTTLMYNCSARTWQATANQTNDCTQPGYGGYGQQHVTDSVPLPNNAYSQARAALGLDENNATDALTNAEICQATGQTSSCVPTSGVYVPKKNGSVSGGIFIQGNAQDVRLSVNGSNQVYNITDAAGVVTRIEVSYTAKTTTVTSGSTSTTLQGVPNGQLYANGSILSLQGPARTGTVPSPAPSNSVPTQVPPALAPDSQLNIASSGDMKIQGDLTYTNDPRQSPNAKNVLGLISGQGHVLIGRNAPNDVYVMGSMLAGASGKGLKVEGIDEGTVTFGNRGKIHLFGSLAESLDQLRGLADGNFNLAKGYDDDFHYDKRFLNGGAVPPYFPATTKFTANTFWPSQRTWEEQ, encoded by the coding sequence ATGCATCGTCCCACCCAGGGCTTTGCCCTCGCCAGCGCCCTCGCGGTGATGGTGCTGGTGCTGCTGATCACCTTCATGCTGACGAGTAATTCGGTGAGCGAACTGATGCAAACCAATTCCAGCCAGGGTCTCGTGCGCGCGCGGGCGCTTGCGGAGGCAAGCGTGGCCCAGGTGACCGGCACCCTTGTCAACGAGGGCCTGAAGAGCACGAATGACGTGCTGAAGCCGTATGCAACCGCCTTTTCCACAAGTGGCAAGAGCGCTGACCAGGACCCCATCATCCCCGAGGGCTCATACTCCTCGGTTCTGACCGCGCTCAATGGCATGAGCGGAACCACCGTGAGCATCGTCGCCCCTGACAACGGGGGCAGCTCCACCGGACAGCTCCAGTTCACCAACATGCGGGTGGACGAGGCGAGCTTCTCGAAGGCTGGGCAGGTCTACTACGTGGACTACACCATCCAGGGGGTGGGGACCAGCAGCACCTTCCGCCGCACCGTCACCACCGGCGGCACCATGCGCTTGGTACTGGGACGTCAGTACCTCAACCAGTACGTGCTGCTTGCCGACGATGGGGGCTCCACCTCTGGCGGGTATTTCGGCACAGGCTCAGCTTTCGACGGGCCGGTCCACTTCAACAAGAACCTCGCGCTGGCGGGCACACCCGTCTTTCAGTACGGCCTGACCGTCGCGTCACCCACCACCTTGATGTACAACTGCTCGGCCAGGACCTGGCAGGCCACAGCCAACCAAACGAATGACTGCACCCAGCCGGGCTACGGCGGGTACGGTCAGCAGCATGTGACGGACTCCGTGCCGCTCCCCAACAATGCGTACTCCCAGGCCCGAGCCGCACTGGGGCTGGACGAGAACAACGCCACCGACGCGCTGACCAATGCCGAAATCTGTCAGGCCACCGGGCAGACGTCGAGTTGCGTTCCCACGAGTGGCGTTTACGTGCCCAAGAAAAATGGGAGCGTGTCGGGTGGAATTTTCATTCAGGGGAACGCCCAGGATGTTCGCCTGTCCGTGAACGGCAGTAACCAGGTGTACAACATCACTGACGCGGCGGGCGTCGTCACGCGCATCGAGGTGAGCTACACCGCCAAGACCACCACCGTCACGAGCGGCAGCACCAGCACGACGCTCCAGGGGGTGCCCAATGGGCAGCTCTATGCCAACGGGAGCATTCTGTCCCTGCAAGGCCCGGCCCGCACCGGGACTGTACCCAGCCCCGCGCCCAGCAACTCGGTGCCGACGCAAGTTCCGCCCGCCCTCGCCCCCGACTCGCAGCTCAACATCGCCTCCAGCGGGGACATGAAGATTCAAGGCGACCTGACCTACACCAACGACCCCCGGCAGAGCCCGAACGCCAAGAACGTGCTGGGACTGATCAGTGGTCAGGGCCACGTCCTGATCGGCAGGAACGCGCCGAATGATGTGTATGTCATGGGATCAATGCTCGCTGGGGCCAGCGGGAAGGGCCTCAAGGTGGAGGGAATTGACGAGGGCACCGTGACCTTCGGCAACCGCGGGAAGATCCACCTGTTCGGCAGCCTGGCGGAGAGTTTGGACCAGTTGCGCGGCCTGGCGGACGGGAATTTCAACCTCGCCAAGGGTTACGACGACGATTTTCACTACGACAAGCGCTTTCTGAACGGTGGGGCGGTGCCCCCCTACTTCCCCGCCACCACCAAGTTCACCGCCAACACCTTCTGGCCCTCGCAGCGCACCTGGGAGGAGCAGTAA
- a CDS encoding prepilin-type N-terminal cleavage/methylation domain-containing protein, which yields MRRQDGLTITEVLVAIVIVLVIVASVMPLLTASMLSNSKSRTRSQALTAAETWLDRYRSGREPLDTVAGVCTKSATKVVTCTYDYKRDYTKDTAIASHVADGATLNTQFVPFKSTIVATPISSGMNATVWALSVTVAWQQKEEQRVNVYTRFTQ from the coding sequence GTGAGGCGCCAGGACGGCCTGACGATCACCGAGGTGCTCGTGGCGATCGTGATTGTGCTGGTGATCGTCGCCTCCGTGATGCCCCTGCTGACGGCCAGCATGCTCAGCAACTCAAAGTCCCGGACACGCAGCCAGGCCCTGACGGCCGCCGAAACCTGGCTCGACCGGTACCGCAGCGGCCGTGAGCCTCTGGATACGGTTGCCGGGGTGTGCACCAAGTCGGCGACCAAGGTCGTGACCTGCACTTACGACTACAAGCGCGACTACACCAAGGACACGGCCATCGCGTCCCATGTGGCGGACGGCGCCACCCTGAACACCCAGTTCGTGCCCTTCAAATCCACCATCGTCGCCACGCCCATCTCCAGCGGCATGAACGCCACCGTGTGGGCCCTGAGTGTCACCGTGGCCTGGCAGCAAAAGGAGGAACAGCGTGTCAACGTCTACACCCGCTTCACCCAGTAG